One segment of Pseudodesulfovibrio sp. 5S69 DNA contains the following:
- a CDS encoding tyrosine-type recombinase/integrase has product MPLTVKTIEKAKSKDKLYRIADAQGLCLEVPPNGSKRWRFRYRFGGKAKMVSLGVWPDVKLPEARDKRDDMRRLLKRGVDPAEHKKSQQAIAEGKDRFEAVAREWFDKFHKNWAEQTGVRKMARLEGHVFPLIGDISIEKVDAPQIRRVLLRLESLGKLHTGHRVKNIIGEVMRYAVAMGLVTHNPVPDLAGVLPPVKEEHRASITDPEGMKGLLCAIDEYQGSPVTRNAMKLAALTFVRPGELRHGEWSEIDFEKKEWRIAAGKMKMKRQHIVPLSRQSIAVLKDMELVTGHGRYIFPSERSRDRAMSNNTVNAALRRMGYTKEEMTGHGFRAMASTNLNEMGFHPDQIERQLAHVEGNKVRAAYNHAEYLPERKKMMQVWADYLDTLRDGGKVIPLKRESNGG; this is encoded by the coding sequence ATGCCGTTGACCGTAAAAACCATCGAAAAAGCCAAGTCCAAGGATAAGCTCTACCGTATCGCAGATGCCCAGGGGCTGTGCCTTGAGGTGCCGCCTAACGGTTCGAAACGGTGGAGGTTTCGCTACCGTTTCGGCGGTAAGGCCAAAATGGTCAGTCTTGGGGTTTGGCCGGATGTAAAGCTGCCTGAAGCCCGCGATAAACGAGATGACATGCGCCGTTTGCTCAAAAGGGGCGTTGACCCGGCCGAGCATAAGAAATCCCAGCAAGCCATTGCAGAGGGTAAGGATCGTTTTGAGGCGGTGGCCAGGGAATGGTTTGATAAGTTCCATAAGAATTGGGCTGAACAAACCGGAGTGCGCAAAATGGCTCGGCTTGAAGGGCACGTCTTCCCTTTGATCGGGGATATCTCCATTGAAAAGGTGGACGCTCCCCAAATTCGGCGGGTCCTGCTTCGGCTGGAGAGTCTCGGCAAGCTGCATACTGGCCATAGGGTCAAGAATATCATTGGCGAGGTCATGCGCTACGCCGTGGCCATGGGGCTGGTTACTCACAATCCCGTCCCTGATCTTGCTGGCGTCCTCCCTCCTGTAAAAGAAGAGCATCGGGCTAGTATCACCGACCCGGAGGGCATGAAAGGCCTTCTGTGCGCAATTGATGAGTACCAGGGGAGTCCGGTTACGCGGAATGCCATGAAATTGGCAGCCCTCACTTTCGTGCGTCCAGGTGAATTGCGGCATGGCGAGTGGTCAGAGATTGATTTTGAGAAGAAGGAGTGGCGCATAGCGGCCGGGAAAATGAAGATGAAGCGGCAGCACATCGTCCCTCTTTCGAGGCAGTCCATAGCCGTCTTGAAGGATATGGAGTTGGTTACTGGCCATGGCCGATATATATTCCCTTCCGAGCGCTCCAGGGATCGGGCGATGAGCAACAACACCGTCAATGCCGCCCTTCGCCGTATGGGCTACACCAAAGAAGAAATGACCGGCCACGGCTTCCGAGCCATGGCCAGCACCAACCTCAATGAAATGGGGTTCCACCCTGACCAGATTGAACGGCAACTTGCCCACGTAGAAGGCAACAAGGTGAGGGCCGCATATAACCATGCTGAGTACCTGCCCGAGAGGAAGAAGATGATGCAGGTTTGGGCGGACTATTTGGATACGTTAAGGGATGGAGGGAAGGTGATACCGCTAAAGCGTGAGTCCAATGGTGGTTAG
- a CDS encoding helix-turn-helix transcriptional regulator, translated as MHPTLPDEGYVRIHKILEVIPIGKSSWWAGVKAGKFPQPVKLGPKTTAWKVEDIRKLIENLSRNIEG; from the coding sequence ATGCATCCCACCTTGCCCGATGAGGGCTATGTTCGAATCCACAAAATCTTGGAAGTTATCCCTATCGGCAAATCCAGCTGGTGGGCAGGCGTAAAGGCTGGGAAGTTCCCCCAGCCGGTGAAGCTCGGCCCAAAGACTACAGCCTGGAAAGTCGAAGACATCCGAAAGCTGATTGAAAACCTGTCCCGCAACATCGAGGGGTAA
- a CDS encoding conserved phage C-terminal domain-containing protein, which translates to MSRGWVAVHRKIVDWEWYQDANTFRLFMHLLFKANYSFGKWRGESLSPGQLVTGREQLASDLRISEQSIRTALGHLKSTGVITIKSTNKYSIISIVNWDSYQPSAASFNQQAIQPVGQQLANNQPSTNHIQQSKKGKKGRRKNEEGETPSDGCKSSDLIAEQARAVLEHLNKVTGKRFKVTGLIPARLRAGAAVEECMQVIDYKAKDEGFDRKYLDHTTPFREANFDKYLNQALADQRPNKQGRSNEDDDARGWSPEPENKWARGVGSPHPS; encoded by the coding sequence ATGTCTCGCGGTTGGGTCGCGGTTCATAGGAAAATCGTTGATTGGGAATGGTACCAGGATGCGAACACGTTCCGCCTATTCATGCATTTGCTTTTCAAGGCCAATTATTCATTTGGGAAATGGCGGGGAGAGTCGTTGTCCCCTGGACAATTGGTTACAGGTCGAGAGCAGCTGGCTAGCGACCTACGAATCTCAGAGCAATCAATACGAACTGCGTTGGGACATTTGAAATCAACCGGCGTGATAACCATCAAATCAACCAACAAGTATTCGATAATATCCATCGTGAATTGGGATAGTTATCAGCCTTCAGCGGCCAGTTTTAACCAACAAGCTATCCAGCCGGTTGGCCAGCAATTGGCCAACAATCAACCATCAACTAACCACATCCAACAAAGCAAGAAGGGAAAGAAGGGAAGAAGAAAGAATGAGGAGGGCGAAACGCCCTCGGATGGTTGTAAGTCTTCTGACCTGATTGCTGAGCAGGCGAGGGCTGTTCTTGAGCACCTTAATAAGGTCACAGGGAAACGGTTTAAGGTAACCGGTCTTATTCCCGCCCGCCTCAGGGCCGGGGCTGCCGTGGAAGAGTGCATGCAAGTGATTGATTACAAGGCCAAGGACGAGGGCTTTGATCGCAAGTATTTGGATCACACGACACCCTTTCGAGAGGCAAATTTCGACAAATATTTGAATCAAGCCTTGGCGGATCAACGGCCTAACAAACAAGGGAGATCAAATGAAGATGACGATGCAAGAGGCTGGAGTCCAGAGCCAGAAAATAAGTGGGCAAGAGGAGTCGGCTCGCCTCATCCCAGCTGA
- a CDS encoding ATP-binding protein: MKMTMQEAGVQSQKISGQEESARLIPAECLLHGTFLGHQSQDGRIECPKCAANKAKRDALETGIPFRFIAKSWNDFVTSRAEHETALNTAKGYAENFDEALQEGAGLVFLGKVGTGKTHLACAIANHIRANGRKVLYSTVRHAVGSIKNTWSRDSHVSEAEVLGKFFAPDLLILDEVGVQFGSEADRIVLYDIIDGRYGRVRPTIIASNLSLDGLQRAIGLRSMDRMREKGQLILFNWKSHRQ; the protein is encoded by the coding sequence ATGAAGATGACGATGCAAGAGGCTGGAGTCCAGAGCCAGAAAATAAGTGGGCAAGAGGAGTCGGCTCGCCTCATCCCAGCTGAGTGCCTTTTGCATGGAACCTTTCTAGGGCATCAGTCTCAGGACGGCCGGATAGAATGTCCAAAATGTGCAGCCAATAAAGCAAAGCGTGATGCCCTGGAAACAGGTATTCCATTTAGATTTATTGCAAAGAGCTGGAATGATTTTGTGACAAGTCGTGCTGAGCACGAAACGGCCTTGAATACAGCGAAAGGATACGCTGAGAATTTCGATGAGGCTTTGCAGGAAGGGGCTGGATTGGTGTTTCTAGGCAAGGTGGGGACAGGGAAAACCCACTTGGCCTGTGCAATCGCAAATCACATTCGAGCCAATGGGAGAAAGGTCTTGTACTCAACTGTTCGTCATGCCGTAGGCTCGATTAAGAACACCTGGAGCCGTGATAGTCATGTTAGCGAAGCGGAGGTTCTTGGCAAGTTCTTTGCGCCTGATTTGCTTATTCTGGATGAGGTCGGGGTACAGTTTGGCTCTGAAGCAGATCGGATTGTTTTGTATGATATTATTGATGGAAGATACGGCCGAGTTCGGCCCACTATCATTGCTTCCAATCTCTCACTTGATGGTCTTCAAAGGGCAATTGGCCTCAGAAGTATGGATCGCATGCGTGAAAAGGGGCAGCTTATTTTGTTCAATTGGAAAAGCCATCGCCAGTGA